In a single window of the Streptomyces cinnabarinus genome:
- a CDS encoding amidohydrolase family protein: MIETPSLVDQYCHGVLRTELGLGTFEARLARTEGPPAPGTTLFDTQTGFAVRRWCPPLLGLEPHCPPARYLARRRELGVLEAGRRLLRGSGITTYLVDTGLPGDLTGPEELACTGAAQAHEIVRLELLAEQVADTSGTVDSFLANLAESVHGAAAHAVAFTSVAGVRHGLALAPEPPGPGEVRGAAGRWLAGRRVGGELTDPVLLRHLLWSAVASGLPLQLHAGLGEPGVRIDRTDPVLLTDFVRATAGLGTDLILLHGYPYHRHAAHLAGVFPHVYADSGAALVRTGARAATVLAEILELAPFGKILFSSGGQELPELHVVGARLFREALGRVLGTWVAEDAWSLADAQRVAGLIAAGNARRVYGLG; the protein is encoded by the coding sequence ATGATCGAAACGCCGTCCCTCGTGGACCAGTACTGCCACGGAGTGCTGCGTACGGAGCTGGGCCTCGGCACCTTCGAGGCCCGGCTCGCCCGAACCGAGGGCCCGCCCGCGCCGGGCACCACCCTCTTCGACACCCAGACCGGCTTCGCCGTACGGCGCTGGTGCCCGCCGCTGCTCGGTCTGGAACCGCACTGCCCACCCGCCCGCTATCTCGCCCGGCGTCGTGAACTCGGCGTACTGGAAGCGGGCCGGCGGCTGCTGCGCGGCAGTGGCATCACGACGTACCTGGTCGACACCGGGCTGCCCGGGGACCTCACCGGCCCCGAGGAACTGGCCTGCACCGGGGCCGCGCAGGCGCATGAGATCGTCCGCCTGGAACTCCTCGCGGAACAGGTCGCCGACACCTCCGGCACCGTCGACTCCTTCCTCGCCAACCTCGCCGAGTCCGTCCACGGCGCCGCCGCGCACGCGGTCGCCTTCACCTCGGTCGCGGGCGTCCGGCACGGACTGGCGCTGGCGCCGGAACCACCGGGCCCCGGTGAGGTGCGCGGCGCGGCCGGGCGCTGGCTGGCCGGACGCCGGGTCGGCGGCGAGCTGACCGACCCGGTGCTGTTGCGGCATCTGCTGTGGAGCGCGGTCGCCTCGGGGCTGCCGCTGCAACTGCACGCGGGCCTCGGCGAACCGGGAGTGCGCATCGACCGTACGGACCCGGTCCTGCTCACGGACTTCGTCCGGGCCACGGCGGGCCTCGGCACCGACCTGATCCTGCTGCACGGCTACCCGTACCACCGTCACGCCGCCCATCTCGCGGGCGTCTTCCCGCATGTCTACGCCGACTCCGGCGCCGCTCTGGTCCGCACCGGCGCCCGCGCCGCGACGGTGCTGGCGGAGATCCTGGAACTCGCCCCCTTCGGCAAGATCCTCTTCTCCAGCGGCGGCCAGGAACTCCCCGAACTCCACGTCGTGGGCGCCCGCCTCTTCCGCGAGGCCCTCGGCCGGGTGCTCGGCACCTGGGTGGCGGAGGACGCCTGGTCCCTGGCGGACGCGCAACGCGTGGCCGGGCTGATCGCGGCGGGCAACGCCCGGCGGGTGTACGGGCTGGGGTGA
- a CDS encoding heme o synthase — translation MSLSGVCVTAVESRPAGIVGTSQSPSRRPIGARAMAFVALTKPRIIELLLITTVPVMFLAQQGVPDLKLVLLTCLGGYLSAGGANALNMYIDRDIDALMDRTSQRPLVTGMVSPRECLAFGITLAVVSTLLFGLTVNWLSAWLALGALLFYVVVYTMILKRRTSQNIVWGGIAGCMPVLIGWSAVTNSLSWAPVILFLVMFFWTPPHYWPLSMKVREDYARVGVPMLPVVASNKTVAKQIVLYSWVMVAVSLLLTPLGYTGWFYTLVALVAGGWWLWEAHALQNRAKTEVTGAKLKEMRLFHWSITYVSLLFVAVAVDPFLR, via the coding sequence ATGTCTCTGTCAGGGGTGTGCGTGACGGCCGTTGAATCCCGTCCAGCGGGGATTGTCGGGACGAGCCAGAGCCCGAGCCGGCGGCCGATCGGGGCCCGGGCCATGGCGTTCGTCGCGCTGACCAAGCCGCGGATCATCGAGCTACTGCTGATCACCACCGTTCCGGTGATGTTCCTGGCGCAGCAGGGCGTGCCCGACCTGAAGCTCGTGCTGCTCACCTGCCTCGGCGGCTACCTCTCCGCGGGCGGCGCCAACGCGCTGAACATGTACATCGACCGGGACATCGACGCGCTGATGGACCGCACCTCGCAGCGCCCGCTGGTCACCGGAATGGTCAGCCCGCGCGAGTGCCTCGCCTTCGGCATCACCCTGGCGGTCGTCTCCACGCTGCTGTTCGGCCTGACCGTCAACTGGCTGTCGGCCTGGCTGGCCCTCGGCGCGCTCCTCTTCTACGTCGTCGTCTACACGATGATCCTCAAGCGCCGTACCTCGCAGAACATCGTCTGGGGCGGTATCGCGGGCTGCATGCCGGTGCTGATCGGCTGGTCCGCGGTCACGAACTCGCTGTCGTGGGCGCCGGTCATCCTCTTCCTGGTGATGTTCTTCTGGACGCCGCCGCACTACTGGCCGCTGTCCATGAAGGTCAGGGAGGACTACGCGCGCGTGGGCGTGCCGATGCTCCCGGTCGTCGCCTCCAACAAGACCGTCGCCAAGCAGATCGTGCTCTACAGCTGGGTCATGGTCGCCGTCTCGCTGCTGCTGACCCCGCTCGGCTACACCGGCTGGTTCTACACGCTGGTCGCGCTGGTGGCGGGCGGCTGGTGGCTGTGGGAGGCGCACGCCCTGCAGAACCGGGCGAAGACCGAGGTCACGGGCGCGAAGCTGAAGGAGATGCGGCTCTTCCACTGGTCCATCACCTATGTCTCGCTGCTGTTCGTCGCGGTGGCAGTGGACCCCTTCCTGAGGTAA
- the tkt gene encoding transketolase — MSTKPTTTDLEWTELDQRAVDTARVLAADAVQKVGNGHPGTAMSLAPAAYTLFQKVMRHDPADADWVARDRFVLSAGHSSLTLYTQLYLAGFGLELDDLKSFRTWGSKTPGHPEYGHTTGVETTTGPLGQGVANAVGMAMAARYERGLFDPEAPVGESPFDHFVYCIAGDGCLQEGISAEASSLAGHQKLGNLVLLWDDNHISIEGDTETAVSEDVTKRYEAYGWHVQRIAPKPDGDLDPHAIYNAIEAAKQVTDRPSFIAMRSIIAWPAPNAQNTEAAHGSALGDDEVAATKRVLGFDPEQSFEVADEVIDHTRQALERGRQAKAEWEKSFQEWRNNNAERAAEFDRINAGELPKDWESAIPVFEPGKGVATRAASGKVLQALGPVIPELWGGSADLAGSNNTTIDKTSSFLPADNPLPEANPYGRTIHFGIREHSMAAEMNGITLHGNTRVYGGTFLVFSDYMRNAVRLSALMHLPVTYVWTHDSIGLGEDGPTHQPVEHLATLRAIPGLNVVRPADANETAIAWREILKRWTKVFGKGQPHGLALTRQGVPTYEPNEDAAKGGYVLFEASTGTPEVILIATGSEVHVAVAAREQLEADGVPTRVVSMPSVEWFEEQDQGYRDSVLPPAVKARVAVEAGIGLTWHKYVGDAGRIVSLEHFGASADGKVLFQEYGFTAENVAAKARESVAAAQR; from the coding sequence GTGAGCACCAAGCCGACCACCACAGACCTCGAGTGGACCGAACTGGACCAGCGGGCCGTGGACACCGCCCGCGTCCTGGCCGCCGACGCCGTACAGAAGGTCGGCAACGGCCATCCCGGTACGGCGATGAGCCTTGCGCCCGCCGCGTACACCCTCTTCCAGAAGGTGATGCGGCATGACCCGGCGGATGCCGACTGGGTCGCCCGGGACCGCTTCGTGCTGTCCGCGGGCCACTCGTCCCTGACCCTGTACACCCAGCTGTACCTGGCCGGCTTCGGCCTGGAGCTGGACGACCTGAAGTCGTTCCGCACCTGGGGCTCGAAGACCCCGGGTCACCCGGAGTACGGCCACACCACGGGCGTGGAGACCACGACGGGCCCGCTCGGCCAGGGTGTCGCCAACGCGGTGGGCATGGCGATGGCGGCCCGCTACGAGCGCGGTCTGTTCGACCCGGAGGCTCCCGTCGGTGAGTCGCCGTTCGACCACTTCGTCTACTGCATCGCCGGTGACGGCTGCCTCCAGGAGGGCATCTCCGCCGAGGCGTCCTCGCTCGCCGGTCACCAGAAGCTCGGCAACCTGGTCCTGCTGTGGGACGACAACCACATCTCGATCGAGGGCGACACCGAGACGGCCGTCTCCGAGGACGTCACCAAGCGGTACGAGGCGTACGGCTGGCATGTGCAGCGCATCGCCCCGAAGCCGGACGGCGACCTGGACCCGCACGCCATCTACAACGCCATCGAGGCCGCCAAGCAGGTGACGGACCGGCCGTCCTTCATCGCGATGCGCTCGATCATCGCCTGGCCGGCCCCGAACGCCCAGAACACCGAGGCCGCGCACGGCTCGGCGCTCGGCGACGACGAGGTCGCGGCCACCAAGCGGGTCCTCGGCTTCGACCCGGAGCAGTCCTTCGAGGTCGCCGACGAGGTCATCGACCACACCCGCCAGGCGCTGGAGCGCGGCCGTCAGGCCAAGGCGGAGTGGGAGAAGTCCTTCCAGGAGTGGCGCAACAACAACGCGGAGCGCGCCGCCGAGTTCGACCGGATCAACGCCGGTGAGCTGCCCAAGGACTGGGAGTCGGCGATCCCCGTCTTCGAGCCCGGCAAGGGCGTCGCCACCCGCGCCGCGTCCGGCAAGGTGCTCCAGGCCCTCGGCCCGGTCATCCCGGAGCTGTGGGGCGGCTCGGCCGACCTGGCCGGCTCCAACAACACGACGATCGACAAGACGTCGTCGTTCCTCCCCGCGGACAACCCGCTGCCGGAGGCGAACCCGTACGGCCGCACGATCCACTTCGGTATCCGCGAGCACTCCATGGCCGCGGAGATGAACGGCATCACGCTGCACGGCAACACCCGGGTCTACGGCGGCACGTTCCTGGTGTTCTCCGACTACATGCGCAACGCCGTGCGCCTGTCGGCCCTGATGCACCTGCCGGTGACGTACGTGTGGACACACGACTCCATCGGTCTCGGTGAGGACGGCCCGACCCACCAGCCGGTCGAGCACCTCGCCACGCTGCGCGCGATCCCGGGCCTGAACGTGGTCCGCCCGGCCGACGCCAACGAGACCGCGATCGCCTGGCGCGAGATCCTCAAGCGCTGGACGAAGGTCTTCGGCAAGGGCCAGCCGCACGGTCTGGCGCTGACCCGCCAGGGCGTGCCGACGTACGAGCCCAACGAGGATGCCGCCAAGGGTGGTTACGTCCTGTTCGAGGCCTCGACGGGGACCCCCGAGGTGATCCTGATCGCCACCGGTTCCGAGGTGCACGTCGCGGTCGCCGCGCGCGAGCAGCTGGAGGCCGACGGCGTGCCCACGCGCGTCGTGTCCATGCCGTCCGTGGAGTGGTTCGAGGAGCAGGACCAGGGGTACCGGGACAGCGTCCTGCCGCCCGCGGTCAAGGCCCGGGTCGCGGTGGAGGCCGGCATCGGGCTCACCTGGCACAAGTACGTCGGGGACGCCGGCCGCATCGTTTCCCTGGAGCACTTCGGTGCTTCCGCCGACGGCAAGGTCCTCTTCCAGGAGTACGGCTTCACTGCGGAGAACGTGGCCGCGAAGGCGCGGGAATCCGTCGCCGCCGCCCAGCGCTGA
- the tal gene encoding transaldolase produces the protein MTDALKRLSEEGVAIWLDDLSRKRITSGNLAELIDQQHVVGVTTNPTIFQKAISSGDGYEQQLTDLAARKVTVDEAVRMITTADVRDAADILHPVFEATDGQDGRVSIEVDPRLAHNTKATVAEAKQLAWLVDRPNTLIKIPATKAGLPAITEVIGNGISVNVTLIFSLERYREVMDAYQAGLEKAREKGLDLSLIHSVASFFVSRVDTEIDKRIDALGTDEAKAARGKAGVANARLAYQAYEEVFSTDRWSALEKAGANKQRPLWASTGVKDPAYKATLYVDELVAPNTVNTMPEATLQATEEGGQIRGNAVTGTYEQARAELDAVEKLGISYDDVVQLLEDEGVEKFEASWNDLLKSTEAELERLAPSEG, from the coding sequence ATGACAGACGCACTCAAGCGCCTCTCCGAGGAAGGCGTCGCGATCTGGCTGGACGACCTGTCGCGCAAGCGGATCACGTCCGGCAACCTCGCCGAGCTGATCGACCAGCAGCACGTCGTGGGCGTCACCACCAACCCGACCATCTTCCAGAAGGCGATCTCGTCGGGCGACGGTTACGAGCAGCAGCTCACCGACCTCGCCGCCCGCAAGGTCACCGTCGACGAGGCGGTCCGCATGATCACCACGGCGGACGTCCGGGACGCCGCCGACATCCTGCACCCGGTCTTCGAGGCGACTGACGGCCAGGACGGCCGGGTGTCGATCGAGGTCGACCCGCGGCTCGCGCACAACACCAAGGCGACGGTCGCCGAGGCCAAGCAGCTGGCCTGGCTGGTGGACCGCCCCAACACGCTGATCAAGATCCCGGCCACCAAGGCGGGCCTGCCGGCCATCACCGAGGTGATCGGCAACGGCATCAGCGTCAACGTCACGCTGATCTTCTCGCTGGAGCGCTACCGCGAGGTCATGGACGCCTACCAGGCGGGCCTGGAGAAGGCCAGGGAGAAGGGTCTCGACCTCTCCCTGATCCACTCCGTCGCGTCCTTCTTCGTGTCCCGCGTGGACACCGAGATCGACAAGCGGATCGACGCGCTCGGCACCGACGAGGCCAAGGCCGCCCGCGGCAAGGCCGGCGTCGCCAACGCGCGCCTCGCCTACCAGGCGTACGAGGAGGTGTTCTCCACCGACCGCTGGAGCGCGCTGGAGAAGGCGGGCGCCAACAAGCAGCGTCCGCTGTGGGCGTCCACCGGCGTGAAGGACCCGGCCTACAAGGCGACCCTGTACGTCGACGAGCTGGTGGCGCCGAACACGGTGAACACCATGCCGGAGGCCACGCTCCAGGCCACCGAGGAGGGTGGCCAGATCCGCGGCAACGCCGTGACCGGCACCTACGAGCAGGCCCGCGCCGAACTCGACGCGGTCGAGAAGCTCGGGATCTCGTACGACGACGTCGTGCAGCTGCTGGAGGACGAGGGCGTCGAGAAGTTCGAGGCGTCCTGGAACGACCTGCTCAAGTCGACCGAGGCGGAGCTGGAGCGCCTCGCCCCCTCGGAGGGCTGA
- the zwf gene encoding glucose-6-phosphate dehydrogenase: MLSSSNPLRDPADRRLPRIAGPSGLVIFGVTGDLSRKKLMPAVYDLANRGLLPPGFSLVGFARREWQNEDFAQEVHDAVKEHSRTPFREEVWHQLIQGMRFVQGTFDDDEAFDRLRDTIEELDKAQGTGGNFAFYLSVPPRSFPVVIQQLKKHGLADQSSGSWRRAVIEKPFGHDLASAEELNKVVHEVFAPDQVFRIDHYLGKETVQNILALRFANTMFEPIWNRSFVDHVQITMAEDIGIGGRAGYYDGIGAARDVIQNHLLQLMALTAMEEPASFDADALAAEKTKVLGAVRLPKDLGRDTVFAQYAAGWQGGEKAVGYLQEEGIDPASKTDTYAAIKLSVDNRRWAGVPFYLRTGKRLGRRVTEIAVVLQRAPHSPFDHTATEELGKNAIVIRVQPDEGVTVRFGSKVPGTSMEIRDVSMDFAYGESFTESSPEAYERLILDVLLGDSNLFPRTEEVELSWKILDPIEQYWDKHGAPAQYPAGTWGPVEADDMLERDGRSWRRP, from the coding sequence ATCTTGTCAAGCAGCAACCCGCTGCGTGACCCCGCCGACCGACGGCTCCCGCGTATCGCGGGGCCGTCGGGCCTGGTCATCTTCGGCGTCACGGGCGATTTGTCACGAAAGAAGCTCATGCCCGCCGTGTACGACCTCGCGAACCGGGGCCTGCTGCCGCCGGGTTTCTCGCTGGTCGGCTTCGCCCGGCGTGAGTGGCAGAACGAGGACTTCGCCCAGGAGGTCCACGACGCGGTCAAGGAGCACTCCCGCACCCCGTTCCGCGAGGAGGTCTGGCACCAGCTCATCCAGGGCATGCGGTTCGTCCAGGGCACCTTCGACGACGACGAGGCCTTCGACCGGCTGCGCGACACCATCGAGGAGCTGGACAAGGCACAGGGCACGGGCGGCAACTTCGCCTTCTACCTGTCCGTGCCGCCGCGCTCCTTCCCGGTGGTCATCCAGCAGCTGAAGAAGCACGGGCTCGCCGACCAGTCGAGCGGCTCCTGGCGGCGCGCGGTCATCGAGAAGCCGTTCGGGCACGACCTGGCCTCGGCCGAGGAGCTCAACAAGGTCGTCCACGAGGTGTTCGCCCCGGACCAGGTCTTCCGGATCGACCACTACCTGGGCAAGGAGACCGTCCAGAACATCCTGGCGCTGCGCTTCGCCAACACGATGTTCGAGCCGATCTGGAACCGGTCCTTCGTGGACCACGTCCAGATCACGATGGCCGAGGACATCGGCATCGGCGGCCGGGCGGGCTACTACGACGGCATCGGCGCCGCCCGTGACGTCATCCAGAACCACCTGCTCCAGCTGATGGCCCTGACCGCCATGGAGGAGCCCGCCTCCTTCGACGCGGACGCGCTGGCCGCGGAGAAGACCAAGGTGCTCGGTGCCGTACGGCTGCCGAAGGACCTGGGCCGGGACACCGTGTTCGCGCAGTACGCGGCCGGCTGGCAGGGCGGCGAGAAGGCGGTCGGCTACCTCCAGGAGGAGGGCATCGACCCCGCGTCGAAGACCGACACCTACGCCGCGATCAAACTGTCGGTGGACAACCGCCGCTGGGCGGGCGTCCCCTTCTATCTGCGCACCGGAAAGCGCCTCGGGCGCCGGGTCACCGAGATCGCGGTGGTCCTCCAGCGGGCGCCGCACTCCCCCTTCGACCACACGGCGACGGAGGAGCTGGGCAAGAACGCGATCGTGATCCGCGTCCAGCCGGACGAGGGCGTCACGGTCCGCTTCGGCTCCAAGGTGCCCGGCACCTCGATGGAGATCCGGGACGTTTCCATGGACTTCGCCTACGGCGAGTCCTTCACCGAGTCCAGCCCCGAGGCGTACGAGCGCCTCATCCTGGACGTCCTGCTCGGCGACTCGAACCTCTTCCCGCGTACCGAGGAGGTCGAGCTGTCCTGGAAGATCCTCGACCCGATCGAGCAGTACTGGGACAAGCACGGCGCACCGGCCCAGTACCCGGCCGGCACCTGGGGTCCCGTCGAGGCGGACGACATGCTGGAGCGAGACGGACGGAGCTGGCGCCGCCCATGA
- the opcA gene encoding glucose-6-phosphate dehydrogenase assembly protein OpcA, producing the protein MKIDLTDTTSSKINKALVQGRRAIGTPAVGMVLTLVIVTDEENAYDALKAANDASREHPSRTLVVIKRVSRSPRDRTKSRLDAEVRVGADAGTGETIVLRLYGEVVDHAQSVVLPLLLPDAPVVVWWPVNAPLDPASDPLGALAQRRVTDTYACEQPVRELESRAGSYTPGDTDLSWTRITPWRSMLAAALDQVVCEVRGVEVEGEEFNPSCELLAMWLADRLDVPVKRSLSSGPGLTAVRMATDCGPIVLDRADGSLATLSIEGQPDRAVALKRRETAELIAEELRRLDPDDTYASALRFGVERLNTGTEAPVPAADPVAVEDPVAAPEAAQAPAKKAAKKAPAKKAAAK; encoded by the coding sequence ATGAAGATAGACCTGACCGACACCACGTCCAGCAAGATCAACAAGGCCCTGGTGCAGGGCCGCCGGGCCATCGGCACCCCTGCCGTCGGCATGGTGCTCACGCTGGTCATCGTGACGGACGAGGAGAACGCGTACGACGCGCTCAAGGCCGCGAACGACGCCTCGCGCGAGCACCCCTCGCGCACGCTCGTGGTCATCAAGCGCGTCTCGCGCTCGCCCCGCGACCGTACGAAGTCCCGCCTCGACGCCGAGGTGCGGGTGGGCGCGGACGCGGGCACCGGCGAGACGATCGTGCTGCGCCTGTACGGCGAGGTGGTGGACCACGCCCAGTCGGTGGTGCTGCCGCTGCTGCTGCCGGACGCGCCGGTCGTGGTCTGGTGGCCGGTGAACGCGCCGCTGGACCCGGCCAGCGACCCGCTGGGCGCGCTGGCCCAGCGCCGGGTGACCGACACCTACGCCTGCGAGCAGCCGGTGCGGGAGCTGGAGTCCCGGGCCGGCAGTTACACCCCCGGCGACACGGACCTGTCGTGGACCCGCATCACGCCCTGGCGTTCGATGCTGGCCGCGGCCCTGGACCAGGTCGTGTGCGAGGTCAGGGGCGTGGAGGTGGAGGGCGAGGAGTTCAACCCGAGCTGTGAGCTGCTGGCGATGTGGCTCGCGGACCGGCTGGACGTCCCCGTGAAGCGGTCGCTGTCGTCGGGCCCCGGCCTGACGGCGGTCCGGATGGCCACCGACTGCGGTCCGATCGTCCTGGACCGGGCGGACGGTTCGCTGGCGACCCTGTCCATCGAGGGCCAGCCGGACCGTGCCGTGGCGCTCAAGCGGCGGGAGACCGCCGAGCTGATCGCGGAGGAGCTGCGCCGGCTCGACCCGGACGACACCTACGCCTCCGCGCTGCGGTTCGGGGTGGAGCGGCTGAACACGGGCACCGAGGCGCCCGTTCCGGCCGCTGATCCGGTGGCCGTCGAGGATCCGGTCGCCGCGCCGGAGGCCGCGCAGGCGCCGGCCAAGAAGGCCGCGAAGAAGGCCCCGGCCAAGAAGGCGGCGGCGAAGTGA